The following are from one region of the Siniperca chuatsi isolate FFG_IHB_CAS linkage group LG21, ASM2008510v1, whole genome shotgun sequence genome:
- the LOC122868841 gene encoding properdin-like isoform X1, producing MRSIRSPATSEPTRERPPSSSFLCSSSSSRMEVLAVLRVLLVVVLLLVSVERSECVRCFARFSLILGQCDEELGEVDEDDCCQNPQYGYRAADGVCQSCGPPLWSPWSPWSPCNVLCGEGVTQRSRTCFGVGQSECQNAEEKLEMVPCSGTCCDAKGWGLWLPWSPCSVTCGGGGVRKRERVCSSPPECRLACSGPSEETEECPTHTTCPVHGGWSSWSGWSQCSGWCINDQRGDVIIPSKVRHRYCTNPVPSNDTVPPGNSCPGDNIQAQDCSELPNCPVDGSWGAWSPPGPCSVSCGEGLRLSFRMCDSPSPKYGGRICDGLSTQSSACQSPCPVNGFWSGWSSWGECSSSCIPQGQASIRTRHRSCSNPAPSSSPPGASCQGNDRDTENCNHVPHCPVDGSWGSWSPLSSCPVTCGVGLQVSTRRCDSPAPKHGGQPCPGEGRRTSICKTNVHCPVDGMWSEWSPWNQCKYPFGGRDIRCKELGGSQTRERQCLHRAHNGSICSGDTLTDRRVCYDVSNCYLKGSWDGWEPWSLCKPSCGEKSKRFRRRRCEPDYSKYSPTIGRLKEPATFFGIPRADCVLPPDGGEKLQIQPCLNAPACP from the exons agTGTGTGCGGTGTTTTGCACGTTTCAGCCTGATCCTGGGTCAGTGTGACGAAGAGCTCGGTGAGGTGGATGAAGACGACTGCTGTCAGAACCCTCAGTACGGTTACCGGGCAGCAGACGGAGTGTGTCAGTCCTGTGG TCCTCCGCTGTGGTCTCCCTGGTCACCGTGGTCACCGTGTAACGTCCTGTGTGGGGAAGGAGTGACGCAGAGAAGCAGGACGTGTTTCGGCGTCGGCCAATCAGAATGTCAGAACGCTGAAGAGAAGCTGGAGATGGTACCGTGCAGCGGCACCTGCTGCGAcg caaaGGGGTGGGGCTTGTGGCTCCCCTGGTCGCCCTGCTCAGTGACCTGTGGAGGAGGCGGAgtcaggaagagagagagagtctgctCCAGTCCTCCTGAGTGCCGCTTGGCCTGCAGTGGTCCTTCAGAGGAGACCGAGGAGTGTCCAACACACACCACCTGTCCAg ttcATGGTGGTTGGTCCAGTTGGTCTGGTTGGTCTCAGTGTTCTGGTTGGTGTATCAATGACCAGCGTGGTGATGTCATCATCCCATCCAAAGTGCGACATCGTTACTGCACTAACCCCGTCCCTTCCAATGACACGGTGCCACCTGGCAACAGTTGCCCTGGAGACAACATCCAGGCCCAGGACTGCAGCGAACTCCCCAACTGTCCAG TGGACGGCAGCTGGGGGGCGTGGTCTCCGCCCGGGCCGTGCTCCGTCTCCTGTGGGGAGGGGCTTCGGCTGTCATTCAGGATGTGTGATAGCCCCTCCCCTAAATATGGCGGACGAATTTGTGATGGATTGAGCACACAGAGCAGCGCCTGTCAGAGTCCCTGtcctg TCAACGGGTTCTGGTCCGGCTGGTCCAGCTGGGGTGAGTGTTCTTCCTCCTGTATCCCACAAGGCCAAGCTTCCATCAGGACTCGCCACCGCTCCTGTTCTAACCCCGCCCCTTCATCCAGCCCGCCCGGCGCAAGTTGTCAGGGTAacgacagagacacagagaactGCAACCACGTGCCTCACTGCCCAg TGGACGGAAGTTGGGGGTCTTGGtctcccctctcttcctgtcctGTCACCTGTGGGGTGGGGCTTCAGGTGTCTACCAGGAGATGTGACAGCCCCGCCCCCAAACATGGCGGCCAGCCATGTCCTGGAGAGGGACGTCGAACCAGCATCTGTAAGACCAACGTCCACTGTCCAG TGGACGGGATGTGGTCAGAGTGGTCGCCGTGGAATCAGTGTAAATACCCGTTCGGTGGGCGGGACATCCGCTGCAAGGAGCTGGGCGGCAGTCAGACTCGAGAGCGCCAGTGTCTTCATCGAGCTCACAACGGATCCATCTGCAGCGGAGACACGCTGACGGACAGACGGGTCTGCTATGATGTCAGCAACTGTTACC tgaaaGGCAGCTGGGACGGCTGGGAGCCGTGGAGTCTGTGTAAGCCGTCCTGTGGAGAAAAGTCCAAGCGCTTCAGGAGGAGACGCTGTGAACCTGATTACAGCAAGTACAG cccTACCATTGGTCGGCTGAAGGAGCCGGCGACGTTCTTCGGGATTCCACGTGCCGACTGCGTCTTGCCGCCGGACGGCGGGGAGAAGCTTCAGATCCAGCCCTGCCTCAACGCCCCCGCCTGCCCCTAA
- the LOC122868841 gene encoding properdin-like isoform X2, producing the protein MEVLAVLRVLLVVVLLLVSVERSECVRCFARFSLILGQCDEELGEVDEDDCCQNPQYGYRAADGVCQSCGPPLWSPWSPWSPCNVLCGEGVTQRSRTCFGVGQSECQNAEEKLEMVPCSGTCCDAKGWGLWLPWSPCSVTCGGGGVRKRERVCSSPPECRLACSGPSEETEECPTHTTCPVHGGWSSWSGWSQCSGWCINDQRGDVIIPSKVRHRYCTNPVPSNDTVPPGNSCPGDNIQAQDCSELPNCPVDGSWGAWSPPGPCSVSCGEGLRLSFRMCDSPSPKYGGRICDGLSTQSSACQSPCPVNGFWSGWSSWGECSSSCIPQGQASIRTRHRSCSNPAPSSSPPGASCQGNDRDTENCNHVPHCPVDGSWGSWSPLSSCPVTCGVGLQVSTRRCDSPAPKHGGQPCPGEGRRTSICKTNVHCPVDGMWSEWSPWNQCKYPFGGRDIRCKELGGSQTRERQCLHRAHNGSICSGDTLTDRRVCYDVSNCYLKGSWDGWEPWSLCKPSCGEKSKRFRRRRCEPDYSKYSPTIGRLKEPATFFGIPRADCVLPPDGGEKLQIQPCLNAPACP; encoded by the exons agTGTGTGCGGTGTTTTGCACGTTTCAGCCTGATCCTGGGTCAGTGTGACGAAGAGCTCGGTGAGGTGGATGAAGACGACTGCTGTCAGAACCCTCAGTACGGTTACCGGGCAGCAGACGGAGTGTGTCAGTCCTGTGG TCCTCCGCTGTGGTCTCCCTGGTCACCGTGGTCACCGTGTAACGTCCTGTGTGGGGAAGGAGTGACGCAGAGAAGCAGGACGTGTTTCGGCGTCGGCCAATCAGAATGTCAGAACGCTGAAGAGAAGCTGGAGATGGTACCGTGCAGCGGCACCTGCTGCGAcg caaaGGGGTGGGGCTTGTGGCTCCCCTGGTCGCCCTGCTCAGTGACCTGTGGAGGAGGCGGAgtcaggaagagagagagagtctgctCCAGTCCTCCTGAGTGCCGCTTGGCCTGCAGTGGTCCTTCAGAGGAGACCGAGGAGTGTCCAACACACACCACCTGTCCAg ttcATGGTGGTTGGTCCAGTTGGTCTGGTTGGTCTCAGTGTTCTGGTTGGTGTATCAATGACCAGCGTGGTGATGTCATCATCCCATCCAAAGTGCGACATCGTTACTGCACTAACCCCGTCCCTTCCAATGACACGGTGCCACCTGGCAACAGTTGCCCTGGAGACAACATCCAGGCCCAGGACTGCAGCGAACTCCCCAACTGTCCAG TGGACGGCAGCTGGGGGGCGTGGTCTCCGCCCGGGCCGTGCTCCGTCTCCTGTGGGGAGGGGCTTCGGCTGTCATTCAGGATGTGTGATAGCCCCTCCCCTAAATATGGCGGACGAATTTGTGATGGATTGAGCACACAGAGCAGCGCCTGTCAGAGTCCCTGtcctg TCAACGGGTTCTGGTCCGGCTGGTCCAGCTGGGGTGAGTGTTCTTCCTCCTGTATCCCACAAGGCCAAGCTTCCATCAGGACTCGCCACCGCTCCTGTTCTAACCCCGCCCCTTCATCCAGCCCGCCCGGCGCAAGTTGTCAGGGTAacgacagagacacagagaactGCAACCACGTGCCTCACTGCCCAg TGGACGGAAGTTGGGGGTCTTGGtctcccctctcttcctgtcctGTCACCTGTGGGGTGGGGCTTCAGGTGTCTACCAGGAGATGTGACAGCCCCGCCCCCAAACATGGCGGCCAGCCATGTCCTGGAGAGGGACGTCGAACCAGCATCTGTAAGACCAACGTCCACTGTCCAG TGGACGGGATGTGGTCAGAGTGGTCGCCGTGGAATCAGTGTAAATACCCGTTCGGTGGGCGGGACATCCGCTGCAAGGAGCTGGGCGGCAGTCAGACTCGAGAGCGCCAGTGTCTTCATCGAGCTCACAACGGATCCATCTGCAGCGGAGACACGCTGACGGACAGACGGGTCTGCTATGATGTCAGCAACTGTTACC tgaaaGGCAGCTGGGACGGCTGGGAGCCGTGGAGTCTGTGTAAGCCGTCCTGTGGAGAAAAGTCCAAGCGCTTCAGGAGGAGACGCTGTGAACCTGATTACAGCAAGTACAG cccTACCATTGGTCGGCTGAAGGAGCCGGCGACGTTCTTCGGGATTCCACGTGCCGACTGCGTCTTGCCGCCGGACGGCGGGGAGAAGCTTCAGATCCAGCCCTGCCTCAACGCCCCCGCCTGCCCCTAA
- the LOC122868840 gene encoding suppressor of cytokine signaling 7-like isoform X2, whose product MNDAQQEMSPDFVLMRLVSAAEYDRLDEPDDLMSGGGGFGPVKSVLGHRGGGISSGFDLDPSGPSAGLGSASPHYSSPLPGKGELDGGLVLTQAPPGSEAPLSPPPPEDFAVAAQRFVDFPVQHGSGGHGSRAQLMVFQNLLRSGDRILECGLEQPPPGFLQEDAERQRQHLDSGSGTGPGSTTAGNGPGGGKDQNSNCIPSAEENLQPQQPQLLQWHPVLRLAKGSDGSQTPQQGVPALDSESGSVLCHRHRLLTDRLAKWPPGLLDQALRLGLLEPRKNCSTGSEDPVLALARRLGQLGEGREGGGGGGGGETVLPLPRCSCHSVLASGTGGMGPGEDPSETSDALLVLEGLGSEEVGRLGEGGDRGGGDMGDAEKGERVGGVGGTSGGAGPVFSSGTLSGLMRQVHRLAEEAGVCTDQNCRSSLAVLGAAVSLPPIGSTTTPCPYPPVHPQALQAAAALGGLQVSPDPLPASSPDPSPRPQHQHQSRSQPQSRATTPKLGVASGGAGRCASPLVVLEGEVVVAGREGEKTPRGKLRKGGSLKVRLSKLFRTKSSSGGSGGLLDKRPSLASSTSSGGSLLDVWGSTCSNTEQDGSRLQVSRPHSAFSPVPFTPAFTDDFGGPPQQQGPFMERSVGASMQSLPPRPLVLPPSLSTIQHSLSLNDTFLRGLPRPVPLRPDGQHLPPRLVPRCPLGRPDAGSFATSLRELEKCGWYWGPMNWEDAEMKLKGKPDGSFLVRDSSDPRYILSLSFRSQGVTHHTRMEHYRGTFSLWCHPKFEDRCHSVVEFIERAIMHSKNGKFLYFLRSRVPGLPPTPVQLLYPVSRFSSVKSLQHLCRFCIRQLVRIDHIQELPLPTPLISYLRKFYYYDPEEEINPSLKDRGPEPSSQPGVRPQT is encoded by the exons ATGAATGACGCGCAACAAGAAATGTCTCCAGACTTCGTCCTGATGCGGCTCGTGTCCGCGGCGGAGTACGACCGGCTGGACGAGCCCGACGACCTGATGTCCGGAGGCGGCGGGTTCGGGCCCGTTAAATCCGTGCTGGGCCACCGCGGAGGCGGCATCAGCAGCGGGTTTGATCTGGACCCCAGCGGCCCCTCGGCAGGCCTCGGCTCGGCCTCCCCGCACTACAGCTCACCGCTCCCCGGGAAAGGCGAGCTGGACGGCGGGCTGGTGTTGACGCAGGCCCCGCCGGGCTCCGAGGCGCCGCTGTCCCCTCCGCCGCCGGAGGACTTTGCCGTTGCGGCCCAGCGGTTTGTGGACTTCCCGGTGCAGCACGGCTCGGGGGGGCACGGGTCGAGGGCGCAGCTGATGGTGTTTCAGAACCTGCTGCGGTCCGGAGACCGCATCCTGGAGTGCGGACTGGAGCAGCCGCCCCCGGGGTTCCTCCAGGAggatgcagagagacagagacagcaccTGGACTCTGGATCAGGTACCGGTCCTGGTAGCACAACAGCCGGTAACGGGCCTGGAGGCGGGAAGGACCAGAACTCAAACTGCATCCCCTCTGCAGAGGAAAACCTGCAgccacagcagccacagctcCTCCAGTGGCACCCGGTCCTCAGACTGGCCAAGGGGTCTGACGGATCGCAAACCCCCCAGCAGGGCGTCCCGGCTCTGGACTCTGAATCCGGGTCAGTCCTGTGCCACCGACACCGCCTGCTGACAGACCGACTGGCTAAATGGCCCCCGGGCCTGCTGGACCAAGCCCTGCGTCTGGGCCTGCTGGAGCCCAGGAAGAACTGCTCCACCGGGAGTGAGGACCCGGTCCTGGCTCTAGCCAGGAGGCTGGGCCAGCTGggtgaggggagggagggaggcggAGGAGGTGGGGGGGGTGAGACGGTGCTCCCTCTCCCTCGCTGCTCTTGTCACAGTGTGCTGGCCTCGGGGACAGGGGGCATGGGGCCCGGTGAGGACCCGAGTGAGACCAGCGATGCCCTGCTGGTTCTGGAAGGTCTGGGGTCTGAAGAGGTGGGAAGgctgggggagggaggggacaGGGGTGGAGGGGACATGGGGGACGCTGAGAAAGGGGAGAGGGTGGGGGGAGTCGGTGGGACGTCTGGGGGGGCGGGGCCTGTGTTCTCCAGCGGGACTCTGAGTGGTCTGATGCGGCAGGTCCACAGACTTGCGGAGGAGGCGGGGGTCTGCACCGATCAGAACTGCCGGTCGTCGCTGGCCGTCCTCGGTGCTGCGGTGTCCCTCCCCCCCATCGGCAGCACCACCACCCCCTGCCCGTACCCCCCTGTCCACCCGCAGGCCCTTCAGGCTGCAGCAGCCCTCGGCGGTCTCCAAGTCTCCCCTGACCCTCTCCCGGCCTCCAGCCCTGACCCGAGCCCCCGTCCACAGCATCAGCACCAGTCCCGTTCCCAGCCCCAGAGCCGCGCCACCACCCCCAAACTCGGCGTGGCCTCCGGTGGAGCGGGGCGGTGCGCCTCCCCCCTGGTAGTCCTGGAGGGGGAGGTAGTAGtagcagggagggagggggagaagaCGCCACGGGGGAAGCTGAGGAAAGGGGGGTCCCTGAAGGTCCGGCTCAGCAAGCTGTTCAGAACCAAGAGCTCCAGCGGGGGGTCGGGGGGGCTGCTGGACAAGAGGCCCTCCCTGGCATCGTCCACCTCGTCTGGGGGGAGTCTCCTGGACGTGTGGGGGTCCACCTGCAGCAACACGGAGCAGGACGGCAGCAG GCTGCAGGTGTCCAGACCTCACAGTGCCTTCTCTCCGGTGCCCTTCACTCCTGCTTTCACCG ATGATTTCGGGGGTCCTCCTCAGCAGCAGGGTCCTTTCATGGAGCGCAGTGTGGGGGCGTCCATGCAGTCTCTGCCCCCCCGACCGCTGGTCCTGCCCCCCTCCCTGAGCACCATCCAACACAGCCTGAGCCTCAACg aCACCTTCCTGAGAGGTTTACCGAGGCCGGTCCCCCTGCGTCCCGACGGTCAGCACCTCCCTCCCCGACTCGTCCCCCGCTGCCCCCTCGGTCGACCCGACGCCGGCAGCTTCGCCACCAGCCTCAGAGAACTGGAGAAG tgtggcTGGTACTGGGGGCCGATGAACTGGGAGGACGCAGAGATGAAGCTGAAGGGGAAACCAGACGGATCCTTTCTGGTCCGGGACAGTTCAGACCCGAGATACATCCTGAGCCTGAGCTTCAGATCGCAGGGAGTCACACACCACACACGCATGGAGCACTacagag GGACGTTCAGTCTGTGGTGTCACCCCAAGTTTGAGGACCGGTGTCACTCTGTGGTGGAGTTCATAGAACGAGCCATCATGCACTCCAAGAACGGGAAGTTCCTCTACTTCCTGCGCTCCAGAGTCCCCG GTCTGCCCCCGACCCCGGTCCAGCTCCTGTACCCGGTCTCCAGGTTCAGCAGCGTTAAATCTCTGCAGCACCTCTGTCGCTTCTGCATCAGACAGCTGGTCCGTATAGACCACATCCAGGAGCTGCCGCTGCCCAC GCCTCTGATCTCCTACCTGAGGAAGTTTTATTACTACGACCCCGAGGAGGAGATCAACCCGTCTCTGAAGGATCGGGGACCGGAGCCCAGCAGCCAGCCGGGGGTCCGGCCTCAGACGTAG
- the LOC122868840 gene encoding suppressor of cytokine signaling 7-like isoform X1 — protein MNDAQQEMSPDFVLMRLVSAAEYDRLDEPDDLMSGGGGFGPVKSVLGHRGGGISSGFDLDPSGPSAGLGSASPHYSSPLPGKGELDGGLVLTQAPPGSEAPLSPPPPEDFAVAAQRFVDFPVQHGSGGHGSRAQLMVFQNLLRSGDRILECGLEQPPPGFLQEDAERQRQHLDSGSGTGPGSTTAGNGPGGGKDQNSNCIPSAEENLQPQQPQLLQWHPVLRLAKGSDGSQTPQQGVPALDSESGSVLCHRHRLLTDRLAKWPPGLLDQALRLGLLEPRKNCSTGSEDPVLALARRLGQLGEGREGGGGGGGGETVLPLPRCSCHSVLASGTGGMGPGEDPSETSDALLVLEGLGSEEVGRLGEGGDRGGGDMGDAEKGERVGGVGGTSGGAGPVFSSGTLSGLMRQVHRLAEEAGVCTDQNCRSSLAVLGAAVSLPPIGSTTTPCPYPPVHPQALQAAAALGGLQVSPDPLPASSPDPSPRPQHQHQSRSQPQSRATTPKLGVASGGAGRCASPLVVLEGEVVVAGREGEKTPRGKLRKGGSLKVRLSKLFRTKSSSGGSGGLLDKRPSLASSTSSGGSLLDVWGSTCSNTEQDGSRLQVSRPHSAFSPVPFTPAFTGETVSLVDVDISRRGGNSLHPPTPPPPPRRSLSLLDDFGGPPQQQGPFMERSVGASMQSLPPRPLVLPPSLSTIQHSLSLNDTFLRGLPRPVPLRPDGQHLPPRLVPRCPLGRPDAGSFATSLRELEKCGWYWGPMNWEDAEMKLKGKPDGSFLVRDSSDPRYILSLSFRSQGVTHHTRMEHYRGTFSLWCHPKFEDRCHSVVEFIERAIMHSKNGKFLYFLRSRVPGLPPTPVQLLYPVSRFSSVKSLQHLCRFCIRQLVRIDHIQELPLPTPLISYLRKFYYYDPEEEINPSLKDRGPEPSSQPGVRPQT, from the exons ATGAATGACGCGCAACAAGAAATGTCTCCAGACTTCGTCCTGATGCGGCTCGTGTCCGCGGCGGAGTACGACCGGCTGGACGAGCCCGACGACCTGATGTCCGGAGGCGGCGGGTTCGGGCCCGTTAAATCCGTGCTGGGCCACCGCGGAGGCGGCATCAGCAGCGGGTTTGATCTGGACCCCAGCGGCCCCTCGGCAGGCCTCGGCTCGGCCTCCCCGCACTACAGCTCACCGCTCCCCGGGAAAGGCGAGCTGGACGGCGGGCTGGTGTTGACGCAGGCCCCGCCGGGCTCCGAGGCGCCGCTGTCCCCTCCGCCGCCGGAGGACTTTGCCGTTGCGGCCCAGCGGTTTGTGGACTTCCCGGTGCAGCACGGCTCGGGGGGGCACGGGTCGAGGGCGCAGCTGATGGTGTTTCAGAACCTGCTGCGGTCCGGAGACCGCATCCTGGAGTGCGGACTGGAGCAGCCGCCCCCGGGGTTCCTCCAGGAggatgcagagagacagagacagcaccTGGACTCTGGATCAGGTACCGGTCCTGGTAGCACAACAGCCGGTAACGGGCCTGGAGGCGGGAAGGACCAGAACTCAAACTGCATCCCCTCTGCAGAGGAAAACCTGCAgccacagcagccacagctcCTCCAGTGGCACCCGGTCCTCAGACTGGCCAAGGGGTCTGACGGATCGCAAACCCCCCAGCAGGGCGTCCCGGCTCTGGACTCTGAATCCGGGTCAGTCCTGTGCCACCGACACCGCCTGCTGACAGACCGACTGGCTAAATGGCCCCCGGGCCTGCTGGACCAAGCCCTGCGTCTGGGCCTGCTGGAGCCCAGGAAGAACTGCTCCACCGGGAGTGAGGACCCGGTCCTGGCTCTAGCCAGGAGGCTGGGCCAGCTGggtgaggggagggagggaggcggAGGAGGTGGGGGGGGTGAGACGGTGCTCCCTCTCCCTCGCTGCTCTTGTCACAGTGTGCTGGCCTCGGGGACAGGGGGCATGGGGCCCGGTGAGGACCCGAGTGAGACCAGCGATGCCCTGCTGGTTCTGGAAGGTCTGGGGTCTGAAGAGGTGGGAAGgctgggggagggaggggacaGGGGTGGAGGGGACATGGGGGACGCTGAGAAAGGGGAGAGGGTGGGGGGAGTCGGTGGGACGTCTGGGGGGGCGGGGCCTGTGTTCTCCAGCGGGACTCTGAGTGGTCTGATGCGGCAGGTCCACAGACTTGCGGAGGAGGCGGGGGTCTGCACCGATCAGAACTGCCGGTCGTCGCTGGCCGTCCTCGGTGCTGCGGTGTCCCTCCCCCCCATCGGCAGCACCACCACCCCCTGCCCGTACCCCCCTGTCCACCCGCAGGCCCTTCAGGCTGCAGCAGCCCTCGGCGGTCTCCAAGTCTCCCCTGACCCTCTCCCGGCCTCCAGCCCTGACCCGAGCCCCCGTCCACAGCATCAGCACCAGTCCCGTTCCCAGCCCCAGAGCCGCGCCACCACCCCCAAACTCGGCGTGGCCTCCGGTGGAGCGGGGCGGTGCGCCTCCCCCCTGGTAGTCCTGGAGGGGGAGGTAGTAGtagcagggagggagggggagaagaCGCCACGGGGGAAGCTGAGGAAAGGGGGGTCCCTGAAGGTCCGGCTCAGCAAGCTGTTCAGAACCAAGAGCTCCAGCGGGGGGTCGGGGGGGCTGCTGGACAAGAGGCCCTCCCTGGCATCGTCCACCTCGTCTGGGGGGAGTCTCCTGGACGTGTGGGGGTCCACCTGCAGCAACACGGAGCAGGACGGCAGCAG GCTGCAGGTGTCCAGACCTCACAGTGCCTTCTCTCCGGTGCCCTTCACTCCTGCTTTCACCG gtgagACGGTGTCTCTGGTTGATGTGGACATTTCTCGGAGGGGGGGGAACTCTCTTCACCCCCCGACACCTCCTCCCCCGCCCAGACGGAGCCTCAGTCTGCTCg ATGATTTCGGGGGTCCTCCTCAGCAGCAGGGTCCTTTCATGGAGCGCAGTGTGGGGGCGTCCATGCAGTCTCTGCCCCCCCGACCGCTGGTCCTGCCCCCCTCCCTGAGCACCATCCAACACAGCCTGAGCCTCAACg aCACCTTCCTGAGAGGTTTACCGAGGCCGGTCCCCCTGCGTCCCGACGGTCAGCACCTCCCTCCCCGACTCGTCCCCCGCTGCCCCCTCGGTCGACCCGACGCCGGCAGCTTCGCCACCAGCCTCAGAGAACTGGAGAAG tgtggcTGGTACTGGGGGCCGATGAACTGGGAGGACGCAGAGATGAAGCTGAAGGGGAAACCAGACGGATCCTTTCTGGTCCGGGACAGTTCAGACCCGAGATACATCCTGAGCCTGAGCTTCAGATCGCAGGGAGTCACACACCACACACGCATGGAGCACTacagag GGACGTTCAGTCTGTGGTGTCACCCCAAGTTTGAGGACCGGTGTCACTCTGTGGTGGAGTTCATAGAACGAGCCATCATGCACTCCAAGAACGGGAAGTTCCTCTACTTCCTGCGCTCCAGAGTCCCCG GTCTGCCCCCGACCCCGGTCCAGCTCCTGTACCCGGTCTCCAGGTTCAGCAGCGTTAAATCTCTGCAGCACCTCTGTCGCTTCTGCATCAGACAGCTGGTCCGTATAGACCACATCCAGGAGCTGCCGCTGCCCAC GCCTCTGATCTCCTACCTGAGGAAGTTTTATTACTACGACCCCGAGGAGGAGATCAACCCGTCTCTGAAGGATCGGGGACCGGAGCCCAGCAGCCAGCCGGGGGTCCGGCCTCAGACGTAG